A genomic region of Magnolia sinica isolate HGM2019 chromosome 6, MsV1, whole genome shotgun sequence contains the following coding sequences:
- the LOC131248911 gene encoding putative recombination initiation defects 3: MVQVQAYIQLNCSRCSPRTAAGGILYCSEEKLARVPKHDIYEQYKKRMMLGYRYRLNPLRFGSQDNLLKRISCLALVTYTREDNQMSMSRSSNNVIRRWSSTSAPDNRCHVSEELEHRIGRTETSLNRLGMVLESIQSDVMQVNKEVKEA, translated from the exons ATGGTGCAAGTTCAAGCATATATTCAGCTGAACTGCAGCAGGTGCAGCCCCAGAACTGCAGCAGGTGGAATCCTCTATTGTAGTGAAG aAAAATTGGCTAGAGTCCCAAAGCATGACATCTATGAGCAGTATAAGAAACGGATGATGCTTGGTTACCGGTACAGGCTAAACCCTCTG AGATTTGGTTCTCAAGACAACTTGTTGAAGAGGATTTCTTGCTTGGCGCTTGTTACTTACACGCGAGAAGATAATCAGATGTCAATGTCAAGATCATCCAACAATGTTATCCGCAGATGGAGTTCAACTTCTGCTCCAGATAATAGAT GCCATGTCAGTGAGGAACTCGAACACAGAATCGGACGGACGGAAACTTCATTAAACAGGTTGGGAATGGTCCTAGAATCTATTCAGAGCGACGTCATGCAAGTTAACAAAGAAGTTAAAGAAGCATAA
- the LOC131250084 gene encoding calcium-transporting ATPase 12, plasma membrane-type-like, producing MSTSSHCSSFFHTSESSHKRRWRIAYASIYSCRAIAGSILAKKKNPNEHLSVVSRIQSFTAIDMQETCEDGINLSAIDQESLTKIVTEKDVEALSRFGGVDGISVALNTDRERGISGDTDDLYRRRVSFGLNTYKKKPTKGFFFFVLEAINDRTLLVLLGCALLSLAFGIKEDGPKEGWYDGGSIFIAILLVVFVTAVSNFRQAKQFEKLSSNRGDIKVDVVRDGRRQEISILDLVAGDVVFLKIGDQIPADGLFLNGHSLQVDESSMTGESDHIDIDCDRNPFLSSGTMVVDGFGCMIITSVGRNTTWGQMMSSISCTSAENTPLQARLNELTACIGKIGLTIAFLVLSVLLVRYFTSSTFDENRKTGFDGKKKIDKVIYSLTNIFAAAIAILVVAIPEGLPLAVTLTLAYSMKRMIADQAMVRSLSACETMGSATTICTDKTGTLTQNQMKVTRFWLDEEIMEESKPIISSKVLELLHQGIGLNTTGSVYTPKSLLAPEFSGSPTERAILSWAVLELRMNMVDLKQNFNVLHIEAFNSDKKMSGASLQKNGEKSVHVHWKGAAEMILAMCSSYYDSNGIVKSMQEEKIKFTQIIEGMTANSLRCIAFAHKQIVEDDAGVAKKLPEESLTLLGIVGLQDPCRPGVRLAVQACIDAGVNIKMITGDNVSTARAIAIECGILSPDQELNEEAVILGEEFRNYSMEERTRKIDKICVMARSSPLDKLLMVKCLKQKGHVVAVTGDGANDAPALKEADIGLSMGIQGTDVAKESSDIVIIDDNFATVTTVLKWGRCVYKNIQKFIQFQLTVNVAALVINIIAAVSSGKVPLTTVQLLWVNLIMDTLGALALATERPTADLMEKRPIGRSEPLITNVMWRNLIVQALYQIMILLILQFEGESIFKVNEKVKRTLIFNTFVLCQVFNEFNARNMEKKNVFRGIHKNHLFLVIVTITIVLQVVMVELLGRFADTERLNQDQWCACVGIAALSWPIGWIAKCIPFEKPFPNLSSIKSSKSPKI from the coding sequence ATGTCTACTTCTAGTCATTGTTCTTCTTTCTTCCATACTTCTGAATCTTCCCACAAGAGAAGATGGCGGATTGCTTATGCATCCATCTACTCATGCAGAGCTATTGCAGGCAGCATATTAGCAAAGAAGAAAAACCCTAACGAGCATCTCTCTGTAGTCTCACGCATCCAGTCTTTTACTGCTATCGATATGCAAGAAACCTGCGAAGATGGTATCAACCTCTCGGCCATCGATCAAGAGAGCCTGACCAAGATTGTAACGGAGAAGGATGTGGAAGCACTTTCTCGATTTGGAGGAGTCGATGGGATTTCGGTAGCTCTTAATACTGATAGAGAGAGAGGTATCAGCGGCGACACTGATGATCTCTATCGTCGACGTGTTTCATTTGGTTTAAACACATATAAGAAGAAGCCCACAAAAGGTTTCTTCTTCTTCGTGCTGGAAGCCATTAACGATCGGACACTGCTCGTCCTTTTAGGATGCGCACTGCTTTCACTTGCGTTTGGGAttaaagaagatggaccgaaagaAGGATGGTATGATGGGGGGAGCATATTCATCGCTATCCTTTTAGTTGTGTTCGTCACTGCTGTTAGTAACTTCCGTCAAGCGAAACAGTTCGAGAAGCTGTCTAGCAACAGAGGCGACATCAAGGTTGATGTGGTGAGAGATGGGCGGCGACAGGAAATCTCCATCCTTGATCTTGTAGCAGGTGATGTTGTTTTCTTGAAGATTGGTGATCAAATCCCTGCTGATGGTTTGTTCTTAAATGGCCATTCCTTGCAAGTGGATGAATCATCCATGACTGGTGAAAGCGACCATATTGATATCGACTGCGATAGGAATCCATTTCTATCATCTGGCACTATGGTGGTGGATGGTTTTGGGTGCATGATCATCACATCAGTCGGCCGAAACACGACATGGGGCCAAATGATGAGTTCGATAAGCTGCACTTCTGCAGAGAACACACCATTGCAAGCTCGGCTCAATGAATTGACTGCCTGCATAGGCAAGATCGGACTAACTATTGCATTTTTGGTTCTTTCTGTGTTGTTGGTGCGTTATTTCACCAGCAGCACCTTTGATGAGAACAGAAAGACGGGTTTTGATGGCAAGAAGAAGATAGACAAAGTGATTTACTCTCTCACGAATATTTTCGCAGCTGCCATTGCTATATTGGTGGTGGCAATTCCTGAAGGCTTACCATTGGCTGTTACTCTTACTCTAGCTTATTCAATGAAGAGAATGATAGCTGATCAGGCCATGGTTCGTAGCTTATCAGCATGCGAAACCATGGGCTCTGCCACCACCATCTGCACAGACAAAACTGGGACACTTACACAAAACCAGATGAAGGTCACACGGTTTTGGCTCGATGAAGAAATCATGGAGGAAAGTAAACCCATCATATCCTCTAAAGTTCTTGAATTGTTGCACCAAGGAATTGGTTTGAATACCACTGGCAGTGTTTATACACCCAAATCTCTCCTGGCACCTGAGTTTTCTGGTAGCCCCACAGAGCGAGCAATCCTTTCATGGGCTGTGTTGGAACTCAGAATGAATATGGTGGACTTGAAGCAAAATTTCAATGTTCTCCATATAGAAGCCTTCAATTCTGATAAGAAAATGAGTGGGGCTTCCTTGCAAAAGAACGGTGAGAAGTCAGTCCATGTGCATTGGAAAGGAGCTGCTGAGATGATACTAGCCATGTGTTCAAGTTACTATGATAGTAACGGGATTGTAAAATCCATGCAGGAGGAGAAAATAAAATTCACTCAAATCATTGAAGGTATGACAGCCAATAGTCTTCGATGCATTGCCTTTGCTCACAAACAAATTGTAGAAGATGATGCAGGTGTTGCAAAAAAGCTCCCAGAAGAAAGCTTGACATTGTTGGGGATTGTGGGTTTGCAAGACCCATGTCGTCCAGGGGTGCGATTGGCCGTGCAAGCTTGTATAGATGCTGGCGTTAACATCAAGATGATAACTGGAGACAACGTATCCACAGCAAGAGCTATAGCCATCGAATGCGGGATACTTAGTCCGGATCAAGAACTAAACGAAGAAGCAGTTATTTTAGGAGAAGAATTCCGGAACTACTCGATGGAAGAGAGGACAAGGAAGATCGATAAGATTTGTGTGATGGCAAGATCCTCTCCGCTCGACAAGCTTCTCATGGTGAAATGCCTGAAACAAAAAGGCCATGTAGTCGCTGTAACTGGGGATGGAGCTAACGATGCTCCAGCTTTAAAAGAAGCTGACATTGGCCTTTCTATGGGGATTCAAGGGACTGACGTTGCTAAAGAGAGCTCCGACATTGTTATCATCGATGATAATTTTGCTACCGTTACTACGGTCTTAAAATGGGGGAGATGCGTTTATAAAAACATTCAAAAATTCATCCAATTCCAACTCACTGTCAACGTTGCTGCTTTGGTAATAAATATCATTGCTGCAGTTTCTTCAGGTAAAGTTCCACTAACAACTGTACAATTACTGTGGGTGAATCTGATAATGGATACACTCGGCGCTCTGGCTCTTGCAACCGAACGACCCACTGCAGACTTGATGGAAAAACGGCCCATTGGTCGATCTGAACCACTTATAACAAACGTTATGTGGAGAAACCTCATCGTGCAGGCTCTTTATCAGATTATGATTTTACTGATCTTGCAGTTCGAGGGAGAGTCCATCTTCAAGGTGAATGAAAAGGTTAAGAGAACTTTAATTTTTAACACGTTTGTTCTTTGCCAGGTTTTCAATGAGTTTAATGCCAGGAATATGGAGAAGAAGAATGTGTTCAGAGGGATTCATAAGAATCATTTGTTTCTGGTGATTGTGACAATTACAATTGTTTTGCAAGTGGTGATGGTGGAGCTCCTAGGTAGGTTTGCTGATACGGAGAGGTTGAATCAAGATCAGTGGTGTGCTTGTGTTGGAATAGCAGCTCTTTCTTGGCCAATAGGTTGGATTGCGAAGTGCATTCCGTTTGAGAAACCCTTTCCCAACCTTTCAAGTATAAAATCTTCAAAGTCCCCAAAAATTTAA